GGTACTTTACTATACAACGCCCCGTCGGTAGTTTGAATTTGCGTAGTACCTGTCAGCTCCTTTGAGTTAATAGATGTAACCGCATTGGCGAGGTTACTTCTTTTAACTGATGTGGCCAAACCAGTTACAACCACTTCTTCAAGATTAAGTACATCTGTTTTTAACGACACATCAAGTGCGGCACTTGTGCTGGAGACATTGATAGATTGTGACATAAACCCTACCAATGAAATTACTAACGTGACAGATTTGTTGTCGGGCACAGCAAGACTGAACGTGCCATCTGTTCCAGTTACTGTACCAATTTTTGTTCCTTTGATTTGAACGCTTACGTTAGGTAGAGGTTCGTTCCTGGCCTCGTCAGTAATTTTTCCCTTAACAGTGTACTGGCTGAAGCCGGCAGTGGAGAATAGCAGGAACAGCAACAGCTGTCCGAGCCTTTGCACAGATTTTCTCATGCGTAATTTGTTTTGATTTTAAAAAATAAAACCAAACAACCGGATCAGCCGATAGATAAATAGCAAGCAATCGTTCCTCTGTCCACTGACCACAGGTTGTCAGTTTTCATTACAGAAAAATAGCAATTCTCACTTTACTTCAAAAACATTTTCAATGTTTTTATTGATGAGGGAACTGCCAATTTTAAGGCTAAGACATAAGGCATCGGAAAGTCGCTGCATATACAAGAAGCTGGAAATGTAAAGCAGCCGACAAATGCAACAATTTTGTTTAAGAAAACGATTACTTAGCAGGTAATATTTAAAACCATCCCGTCTTCTTCCTTCTCGTTGTACGGCCGCCCAAACCCAATGCGCCCAATAAACTTCTTGTAATAATTGAGGCTGCTGTGCGGCCAACCTGCTTCACTGTTGGGTTATCAAAAAATGTTTCTTCTTTTTTGGCGGGCCGTTTCTTTTCTTCTTTTTCTTCGGCTTCTGCTTCTTCAGCTGCTTTTGTTTTTTCAGCAGCTTCTTCCAGTTTAGCCGTAATTATTTCGTGAGCACTTTCGCTATCGATCGTCTCTGCATATTTTTTTACCAGTTTACTTTTGGTAACAAGTGCATCCACTTCTGCATCTGTTAATACATCCATCCGGCTACGAGGTGCAACCAGCATTGCATGAACCAGCGGAGTTGGAATTCCTTTTTCATTCAGCAGTGTTACAAATGCCTCACCAATACCTAACTGAGTGAGCAATTCATCTACATCATAAAATTCTGTTTCAGGATAATTTTCTGCAGCTTGTTTAATTACTTTCCTGTCGGCGGCTGTAAAGGCACGCAAAGCATGCTGCACCTTTAACCCTAATTGAGATAATACACTGGCCGGAACATCCTGCGGATTTTGTGTGCAAAAGAAAATACCAACGCCTTTTGATCGAATCAATTTGATCACTGTTTCAATCTGCTGCAACAATGCTTCATTTGCTTCCTGGAAAACAAGATGTGCTTCATCAATGAACAAAACAAGTTTTGGCTTATCCATATCGCCTTCTTCGGGCAGAGTTGCATATAACTCAGCTAATAAGCTCAACATGAATGTGGAGAAAAGTTTTGGACGATCCTGCAATTCCATCACTCGAAGAATACTGATCATACCTCGCCCATCATCGCTGATGCGCATCAGGTCATCTACTTCAAAACTTGGCTCACCAAAAAATGCATCTGCACCTTGTTGCTGCAGTTCAATTACTTTACGCAGAATAGTTCCGGTTGATGAAGTAGATATTTTGCCATAATCTTTTTCAATGGTTGATTTTCCTTCATCACTGATGTATTGAATGATCTTGATAAAATCTTTCAGATCAAGCAACGGCATTTTATTATCATCACAAAACTTAAAGATCATCGCCACAATTCCCTGTTGTGTATCATTTAAACCTAAGATCTTTGATAATAAGATAGGTCCAAACTCACTCACGGTAGCCCGTAGCCGCACACCTTTACCATCATCAGTCAATGTCATTAACTCAACAGGAAATGCCGATGGTTTATATTCGCCTCCCATCAGCTGAATACGCTCTTCTATTTTTGAATTACTTGCACCTGCTGCTGCAATTCCACTCAGATCACCTTTTATATCCATCAATACAACAGGAACACTGGCATCACTCAATCCTTCTGCAATTACCTGTAATGTTTTTGTTTTACCTGTACCTGTTGCACCTGCAATTAAACCATGACGGTTCATTGTTTTAAGTGGCAGTAATATTTCTGCTCCTTTTACTATCTGCTTATCGTGTACACCAACACCTAAACGAAATGATTCACCTTTAAATGTGTAACCTTGTTGTATCGCATGTACGAATTGTTCTGTGGTTGCCATGAGAAAAAACTTTACCGAAAGATAAGATATAGAATGAGATAATATTAAAACAAAAATACCTGTTTGTGGTATTGACATTTGCTGATACAAGTAATAGTTTTACTTCAGCAATTTTCTCAGCAATCGTTTACGACGCCGCATTTATATGCGGCGTTTTTTTATACTACTTAAAGGTAGATACCGTAAAGTGGTATTGTAAAAATAAAAATATGAAAATAGCTTTGCCTCACATTAATCATTAAACCTAAATCACAAAAAAATGAACAAGTTAATTATTGCAGTACTCGTGTGCAGTTTCGTTTTTATTTCTTGCAAAAAAGACAAAGCACCTGAAACAGCATCCATAGTTGGATTTTGGAAAGGCAAGTGGGGAAACAGTGACGTTTACCCTGCTTATGGATATGCAGCTTTATTCCGGGCAAATGGTACTGTTCGCATTTTCGATGGAGCTGATACCGCTACAGCTTCTAAAGCAGAAGGTACATATACTGTTGCCGGCACTACAGTGACAGCAAACTATACATATACAGGCTCTTCAAGTCCACTGGCTATTTCCGCCATTGTAGATGCAAAGTTTACATTTCTTGAAGGAACATGGGGAACTAGTCCAAGCAGTACCAACGGCGGTAAATGGATCTTGAACAAAAAATAATCTCTGGTTTCGATAATAGTTAAACGGCATCCTGTGTTTACAGGATGCTTTTTTTATAGCTCTTCTTCACGCTCCAGCATAAGAATAGCACTTTGCGGAACAATGAAATAACGATCGCCTTCATACATTACTTCGGTGGCACCGCTCAACAGGAAAATTGCGAGATCACCCTCTCGTGCCTGCAAGGGCACATACTTTACCTGTTCGTCTTCATTTTTCCAAGGCTCATCATCCACGGGCATTGGAATAGCGTAACCGGGACCGGTTTTAATAACATATCCTTGTTGCACTTTCTCTTTTTCCTGCACACCCGGTGGCAGGTACAAACCACTGGCAGTGCGTTCATCGGGCTGGCTTGGTTTAATAAGTAAACGATCACCAATCACAATCAGCTTCTTAAAACGATTATCGGAAGTAATGCGCATAGTCTCTGTTTAGATGCAAAAATAACAGGAGAACAGCTATCACTCATCTATCTTGCTCATATTCAAAAAATCTTCTTTAACAAAAAATTAGACGGGCAAAGAATTTGAGCCAAAAGGTTTTATCTTTATTTGTCAACACAAACACAAGTAAAATGGAAGAAGCTAAATCAAAAGTATTATTAGTTGAGGACGACAGCAGTTTTGGAAATGTACTGAAGAATTACCTGGAGTTGAACGATTTTGATGTAACACTGGAGCGTGATGGCCGTTTAGGTCTTGCTGCCTTTCAACGTGAGAAGTACGATATCTGTTTATTAGATGTAATGATGCCGCATGTAGATGGTTTTACACTGGCTGAAGATATACGTGATATTGATCCGGATGTTCCCCTGTTTTTCCTGAGTGCAAAAACCATGAAGGATGATATTTTAACCGGTTATAAACTGGGCGCCGATGATTACATCACCAAACCATTCGACAGTGAAGTGTTGTTGATGAAGATCAAGGCTATTTTGAAGCGGAACGAAGAGACCAAACACGAAACAGAAAATAAAGAATTCGATCTTGGAATGTATCATTTCAATCCCAAGTTGCGTGAACTGACTGTTGAAGGAAAAACAAATACGCTTTCACCAAAAGAAAGTGAATTACTTCGTATGTTATGCGAATACAAAAATGATCTTTTACCAAGAGAAACAGCATTGAAACGTATCTGGGGCAGCGATACTTATTTCAACGGTCGCAGTATGGATGTTTACATTGCTAAACTCCGCAAATACCTGAAAGAAGATCCAAAAGTTGAGATCGTAAATATTCATGGTAACGGTTTCAGATTAGTTGTAAGCGAATAATAATTTCAGACTTATAAAATAAAAAGGTCGTTCAGTTTGAACGACCTTTTTATTATCTGGTTATTTCCTTTGCAGCTATCGCTTGTTCCGCTGCCTCTTTGTTGCATTCTTCAATGAATTGCAAAATTTCTTTCCGTCCCCGGAATTTTACTGCCGAGCTCACAAAACTTTGTGGGAGGAACTGCCACGTTTTACCCAACGCAGCTAAAAAGGTTTTTACCATTGCTGCAACTTCCTTCTGGGTGCTCTTATCAGCTTTTGTAAATACAATGGTGAAAGGGATCTTCCACTCACCGAGTTGATTCATAAACTTCAGATCAAGTTCCTGTGGTTTATGTCTGCTATCTACCAGCACAAATAAATTCAGCAGGTTTTCCCGTTTGCGGATGTAATTCTCGATCATCTTGATCCACTGTTTCCGCTGCCCCTGTGCTACTTTGGCGTAACCATAGCCAGGAAGATCCACCAGGTACCAATCGGTTTTCTTATTGTTCTTCTCATCGAGACTTTCAATAAGAAAATGATTGATCATCTGCGTTTTACCGGGGGAGCCACTTGTTTTTGCCAGTTTCTGGTTGTTGCAGATCATGTTTATGAGCGAAGATTTGCCCACATTACTACGACCGATAAAGGCATACTCGGGCTTATCGGGCTTGGGGCAATCCTCCACCTTTGGACTGCTGATGACGTATGTTGCTGAGTGAATGTTCACGGCTGCAAGATACTGCTTTAGCCAATAGCCGTCAGTCGGGAGTAGATAGCAGGAACCTCTTGTACTATTGGCTAACAACTATCGGCTATCGGCTTCACCCTACTTCTTAGTTCGTACCACGTACTTCTTCATTCCCTCCTTACCTTTGCGCTCCATGAGCGAACAATACGCACACGATAAAGTAGTACCCGACAAAGCATCGGAACAAAGTAAGAAGAAACAAGTAGCGGAGATGTTTGATGACATTGCTCCCCGTTACGATTTTCTCAACCGTTTTCTTTCAGCCGGCATCGATACAGGCTGGCGCAAAAAAGCATTGGCCAGGTTGAAAGACCTGCAGCCAAAACTGATGTTGGATGTGGCAACAGGCACCGGCGATGTGGCAATTATGGCGGCAAAACAGCTGCAACCGGACAAGATCATTGGAATTGATATCAGCGAAGGGATGCTGCAAGGCGGCCGTGTAAAGGTGAAAGCCAAGGGGTTAGAACAGGTAATTGAGCTCAAAAGCGGCGATAGTGAAACAATAAATTTTCCCGATAACACGTTTGATGCAGTAACTGTTGCGTTTGGCGTGCGAAATTTCGAAAACCTTGAAAAAGGCATCAGCGAAATTTACCGTGTGCTAAAACCTGGTGGCCGGCTGGTGGTGCTGGAATTTTCGAAACCAAAACTACCCGGTGTATTACAGGCATACAATCTTTATATGGGATTGGTTGCCCCACAGGTGGCTGGCGCTTTCAGTAAAAACAAAAAAGCCTATCAATATCTTAACAACAGCATCAAAGCATTTCCTGAAGGACAAAATTTTGTGGCTGTATTGAACAAAACCGGATTTAAAGACACTTCATGCAAACCTCTTACGCTCGGCATATGCAGTATTTATTGCGGCGACAAATAATCGTTACCCTTCTTCTAATTACCTGTGCGTTTTCATCATTTGCACAACGTGAAACAAACCTGCCTAACCACGAATTAAAATCGTACTACTTTGGTATTACATTGAGTGGCAACAGC
The DNA window shown above is from Lacibacter sp. H375 and carries:
- a CDS encoding helicase HerA-like domain-containing protein; the protein is MATTEQFVHAIQQGYTFKGESFRLGVGVHDKQIVKGAEILLPLKTMNRHGLIAGATGTGKTKTLQVIAEGLSDASVPVVLMDIKGDLSGIAAAGASNSKIEERIQLMGGEYKPSAFPVELMTLTDDGKGVRLRATVSEFGPILLSKILGLNDTQQGIVAMIFKFCDDNKMPLLDLKDFIKIIQYISDEGKSTIEKDYGKISTSSTGTILRKVIELQQQGADAFFGEPSFEVDDLMRISDDGRGMISILRVMELQDRPKLFSTFMLSLLAELYATLPEEGDMDKPKLVLFIDEAHLVFQEANEALLQQIETVIKLIRSKGVGIFFCTQNPQDVPASVLSQLGLKVQHALRAFTAADRKVIKQAAENYPETEFYDVDELLTQLGIGEAFVTLLNEKGIPTPLVHAMLVAPRSRMDVLTDAEVDALVTKSKLVKKYAETIDSESAHEIITAKLEEAAEKTKAAEEAEAEEKEEKKRPAKKEETFFDNPTVKQVGRTAASIITRSLLGALGLGGRTTRRKKTGWF
- the yihA gene encoding ribosome biogenesis GTP-binding protein YihA/YsxC; the encoded protein is MNIHSATYVISSPKVEDCPKPDKPEYAFIGRSNVGKSSLINMICNNQKLAKTSGSPGKTQMINHFLIESLDEKNNKKTDWYLVDLPGYGYAKVAQGQRKQWIKMIENYIRKRENLLNLFVLVDSRHKPQELDLKFMNQLGEWKIPFTIVFTKADKSTQKEVAAMVKTFLAALGKTWQFLPQSFVSSAVKFRGRKEILQFIEECNKEAAEQAIAAKEITR
- a CDS encoding co-chaperone GroES; translation: MRITSDNRFKKLIVIGDRLLIKPSQPDERTASGLYLPPGVQEKEKVQQGYVIKTGPGYAIPMPVDDEPWKNEDEQVKYVPLQAREGDLAIFLLSGATEVMYEGDRYFIVPQSAILMLEREEEL
- a CDS encoding response regulator transcription factor — protein: MEEAKSKVLLVEDDSSFGNVLKNYLELNDFDVTLERDGRLGLAAFQREKYDICLLDVMMPHVDGFTLAEDIRDIDPDVPLFFLSAKTMKDDILTGYKLGADDYITKPFDSEVLLMKIKAILKRNEETKHETENKEFDLGMYHFNPKLRELTVEGKTNTLSPKESELLRMLCEYKNDLLPRETALKRIWGSDTYFNGRSMDVYIAKLRKYLKEDPKVEIVNIHGNGFRLVVSE
- the ubiE gene encoding bifunctional demethylmenaquinone methyltransferase/2-methoxy-6-polyprenyl-1,4-benzoquinol methylase UbiE, translated to MSEQYAHDKVVPDKASEQSKKKQVAEMFDDIAPRYDFLNRFLSAGIDTGWRKKALARLKDLQPKLMLDVATGTGDVAIMAAKQLQPDKIIGIDISEGMLQGGRVKVKAKGLEQVIELKSGDSETINFPDNTFDAVTVAFGVRNFENLEKGISEIYRVLKPGGRLVVLEFSKPKLPGVLQAYNLYMGLVAPQVAGAFSKNKKAYQYLNNSIKAFPEGQNFVAVLNKTGFKDTSCKPLTLGICSIYCGDK